GCCGGCGGCAGGACGCGTGACTCACATTCCCCAGAACGGCCGCTCGGCCTTGCGCTTGATGCCGAGGAACTCGTTCAGCGTCTCCTTCTCGTCGTAGGTGAGCTCCATCGCCTGCAGCGCCTTGGCGTCGGATTCGGGGATGTCCACGTAGAGCACCATCTCGGGGTCGATCTGGCGTCCCACGGTCACGTCGTCGATGGCAAGGGCCACCTCCTGGCCCTGCTTGGCCTCCTTGAGCGTCTCCTGCCCGCTGCGGATCGATGCGATCTCGCCCACGACGCGCCCGTCCTCTCGAAGGAGGCGCTCGCCGGCGCGCACGCTGCCGGCGAGCACGCGCACGCCGACGACGGCGGGCTTGGAGACGCGAAACACGTGGTCTGCAAGGAGCAGGACCTTGCCGGGGTACACGACCTCCGTCCGGCTTTGCGCCTCCAGCTGCGCCTTGCGCTCGTCGCGCCAGGCGACGTAGGCGTCGAGCAGATGGTAGATGACGTTGCCCTCGACGAGCTTCACGTCGCCGGCGGCAAGCTCGGTCTTCGCGTCGGGCAGCGTCTTCACGTGGAAGGCGAGCACGGCCTGGAAGAGGGGGTCCGCGCGTGCCCGCGCGTTCACGACATCGCGGCGGCTCACGTCTCCCACCTCGGCCACCTGGATGGGCACGCCTTTGTTCGAAAGCTCGAAAGCGATGGCTTCGAGGCTGCCGAGGCTGTCGGCCTTGACGGTCACTCCCGCCTCGGCCGTCTCGATGTTGCTCTGCATGGCCTCGCGGACGAGCGCGACCGTCTCGGCAAGCGTGGCGGCCGTGGCCGAGTACAGGGGCGCGCCTGCAAGCGCGCCGTCGAGTCCCGGAGCCGAGAGCTTCACGCCGCTTGCCGCGCGCACGCTCTTCACGCTCGCGAAGCGCTCGGAGGGGTCGCGGATCTCGTCGAGGGGCCGGGGCTTCAGGATCGCGCGCAGCTTGGCGGTGATGGGGCCGGCTCGGCCGCCCACGACGATCGTGTCGCCCTGCCGCAGCGTGCCGCCGTACACGATCGCGTCGAGCGTGGCGCCAAGGCCCCGCTCCTCCTTGACCTCGAGCACGGTGCCCTCCGCTCGGGCGTCCATCGTCGTGGCGAGGCTCTCCTCGAGGAAGCGCTGGGCAAGCCCGATGAGCACGAGCAGGAGGTCGGGAACGCCCTCGCCCGTGTGCGCGGAGAGGGGAACAAGCGCGATCGACTTGCGGAAGTCGGCGATGCGGTCGTACCGGTCGGCGGGCAGATCGATCTCGGAGAACCGGCCGACGATCTCGTAGATCTTCGTGTCGAGCTCTTCCTGGACGCGCGAGAGCTGCCGCTGCAGCGAGGCGAGGAAGGGGCTCCCCTCCTCGGGCTGCCAGCCGTGGAGCCGGTCGATCTTGGTGAGCGCGACGACAAAGGGCGTCTTGTTCTTGCGAAGGATCGAGATGGCCTCCCGCGTCTGGGGCATGAGGCCCTCGTGGACGTCGACGACGAGCACGGCGATGTCGGCAAGCGCTCCGCCGCGGGCGCGCAGCGTCGTGAAGGCTTGGTGGCCGGGCGTATCGATGAACAGGAGCCCCGGCACGCGGAACTCCTTCCCCTTCATGAGGGGCCCGCACAGCCGGCGGATGGCGGGAAGCGGCACCTCCGTGGCGCCGATGTGCTGCGTGATGCGGCCCGCCTCGCGCTCGGCCACGGTCGTGCCGCGGATACGATCGAGGAGGCTCGTCTTGCCGTGGTCGACGTGCCCCAGGACGGACACGATGGGCTGGCGGGTCTCCGTTGCCGGCGCAGGAGGGGTGGGCGCCGGCGCGGGCGCCTCGCCGGCCTTCGCCTCGCCCTCGGCGGAAGGCTCGCCCATGGGCCGGACAGCCGGGACGGGCTACTTCACGTTTGCGCCGGGACCGCGCTTGGACTTGGCGCGCCAGAGCACGACCGTGTTGCCACGCACCTCGACGACCTCGGCGCGGGCGCCCGTCGCCAGGCTATCGGCAAGCTCCTGCCGCTGCGCGCCCTCGCGCGCCGACTTGAGGAACCTCACCTTCACGAGCTCCGAGCGGGAAAGGCGCGCCTCGAGCTCCGCCAGGACGCCGGGCGTGACGCCGGACTTGCCGACGGACACGTTCGCCTCGAGCTTCTGCGCAAGGGCGGCAAGCGCGCGCCGCTCACGCGCGTCCATGGAAACCCTCCTTGGTGGCGCGGGCGCGGCGCCGCGCGGGGGGACCGACCCCGAACCGGCGGATCGCGCCGCACGAGGGGCAGGTGGCCACGACGCGCCGGGAGCGGATCCGCACGCGGGCCTGCCCGGGAAGCCAGTACGCGTTGCATTCCTTGCAGTGACGGCGCGAGAGCTCGCGCGGCAGGCGGACGAGGTATCGCGTGCCAAGCCGCCGGGCCAGCAAGACGTAGCGGCGCGCGCGCTCGGCGTCGCCGGCTCGGGCGCGCGCCTCGGCCAAGACGAACAGTTCTCCGATGCGGGCCCGCGCGCGCTCGCGCTCGAGCCCCTTGTCCCGGCGTCGGGGCATGGCCCCCGCAATGCAGGAGGGTGCCAAAAAGCTAGGTCTCGAGGTAATCCAGGTCCTTTCCGTGCGTTTCGGGCAGGCTCCGCAAGGCGACGAGCGAAACGAGCAGGCAGGCCGCGCCGACGGCCATCGCGCTGCGCCAGAGGCCCAGCAGGGGCGCCAGAGCCGAGAAGGCAAGCGTGATGGGCACCACCGAGCCCCGAATGAAGTTGGGGACGGTCGTGGCGACCGTTGCGCGGAGGTTCGTCCCGAACTGCTCGGCGGCGATCGTGATGAAGACCGTCCAGTAGCCGGCGGCAAGGCCCATGGCCGCGCACAGGCCGTAGAAGGCGGCGGGGCTCTGCCCGCGCGCAAGCAGCGTGGCAAATACCGTGGCCGCCGTGAGCCCGAGCGCGACAAACACGGTCCACCAGCGAGAGCGGAGGCGTTGGCTTGCGGCGCCCAGCCCAAAGCCGCCCACGGCCAGGCCCACGTAGCACCACAGGATCGCGTCCCCCGCGGAAACGGGTCCCGTGACGCGAAGCTCCGTCGACAGCTCGGGCGAGAAGGTCACCACGACGCCAACGACAAACCAGATGGGAAGCCCCACGAGGACGCACGCCGCGTATCGGGCCAGGCGCTCGGGATGCCCAAACAGGAGCCGGAGGTCCCCCTTGCGGGCGTCCGAACGCTCGACCGAGCGCCAGAGACCGGATTCGACGAGCTTGAACCGCACCACAAGCAGCACGAGCCCCATGCCGCCGCCGACGAGATAGGCCACCTGCCAGGCGAACGCGCCTCCCACGATGGCCGCGGCGACCGCTCCCAGGATGCCCACGCCGCCCACGACCGCCGTGCCGTAGCCGCGCGCGTTGGCGGGCAGCGTCTCGGCGACAAGCGTGACGGCGGCGCCAAGTTCCCCGGCGAGCCCCACGCCGGCCACGAAGCGCAGGACGGCGTAGGTCTCCACGTCCGTCACGAAGGCGTTGGCGATGTTGGCGACCGAATACAGCGCGATCGAGCCAAAGAGGACGGAAACCCGGCCCCGCCGGTCCCCGAGCACGCCCCAGAGGATGCCGCCCAGAAGAAGCCCGATCATCTGCGCGTTGAGGAGGAGCACGCCCACGGGCAGAAGGTCCGCGTCGGCGACGCCGATGGCGCGCAAGCTCTGGACGCGGACGATGCTGAAAAGGAGCAGGTCGTAGATGTCGACGAAGTACCCGAGCGCACCCACGACGACGGCCCGGTTGACGACCACGCGCCAGGCGGCCGCAGGCTCCGCAGGCGCCGCTTGGGGCCTTCGCAGGACCGCCTCCACGCGGGCGCATGCTCCTTGGAGGATTTGAGCCCGCGGGCCGGAAGGGGAGACGCCTGGCACCGGAAGCTCACCGCGGCGTCGGCGCGTAGGCCACGGCGGCCGCGTTTCCGCGGACGCGGCCCGATGACGACCCGCCGCGCCCCCGGGCGCGGAAAAAATAGATAATGAGTCAGGGCTACTTCCCCCCATGGCGAGGCTGATTCTCCCGGTTCTAGCGACGGCCGGCCTGGTCCTGGCGGGCTGTCTTGGCCCCGATTCGGGCGCCTTGCTCGACCCCCAAGTGACCGACGCGTTGCCCTTGGACATCGATCTTGAGGTCACCGACGCGATGGCCTTCGCCTTGTCGGCGGTGCTTCCTGCCGTGCACTTCGGGCATGGCCTTTACGAGCCCACGATCGACGTTTCGAGCTCGGGCGTGATCTACATCAGCGCCCACACGACGGGCATCGACACCACCGGCGCGCCCGCGTTCTTCAGCAGCGACGACGGCAAGACGTGGAGACAGCTTCCCTTTGCATCGAGCGCCCGGGTGCCCGAGCCGTTGCACGGCGGGACCCCTCCGCCCAGCGACGAGATCTTCATCGTCGCGGGCGACGACGGGCAGGCTTGGGGCGTCGACATCACGCTTGCCACGTTCCCGGTGAACGGCTGGTGCGACGACGGCGCCCGCCACTGCTACCACAATCCCAACGCGTACGACATGGTTCAAGCGCAGACCTCGCGCGCCGCCGCGCTCACGGGCCAGGATCGCTCGTGCAGCGTCGCGAACCTCAACGACCGGCCATGGGCCGCCTACGCCAACGGGAAGCTCCTCATGGTCAACAACGCCGGAGGCGGGCCGGTCCAGATCGGCGTGCTCAAGGTTCCGCCGGCTCGGTACGTGGACGTCTGGAACCCGCTCGACGGGCCCGTGTGGAACCTGTGCGCCGGCGACGGCGGCGGCTTCATCCCCGGGATTCCGGACATGCGCGCGGACCACTTCTTCGCCGCGCCCCAGCGCCAGGGCAAGATGTTCGTGGTCGTGACGGGCAACGCGGCAAACGTCATGGACGTCCAGCAGCGCCCCGTGTTCGAAAACGCCCACACGTCCATTTCGGAGATCAGCAACTACGGCCTGGTCGCCTTCGACGCGGAAGGCACGATGTACGTCGTCGCCATGAGCAACGAAGCCGCCACGCCCGGCCCCGGCTCCGGCGGCATCCAGATCGCCATCAGCAAGGACGACGGGCATACCTTCGTCGAGCGAACGATCCGATTCGACCGGCCCGTGAGCTCGGTCTACATCGACGGCAACAAGCGCGGCCCAGGCGCCGTCCTCAATTGGGGGCTCACGGACACGGTGGACGGCCCCACCGACTGGTACCTCGGGCACCTCCTCGCCGGAGCCGACGGAAGCCCGATCGTCCGCGAAGCTTCGCTCGTCCTCAAGGACGGCCCGGCCGCCTCCCGTCACGTCCAGGGTGCCGCCGTCGGCCCCGACGGGCGCGCCTACATGGTCTTGTCCGCCGTCCACGGCAACGACCTGCAGGACTCGCTCTCGCGCGTGGGAACGACGCCGCTTGCCGTCGCCGTGCAGCAGGATGGGCCCAGGCTGCCGATCACGATCGAGGCGCTGGCAGGGGCGATAGGCGCGAGAACTCGGTGACGCGCCCAAGCGTCGAGGAGTGCTCCCGCCGGGATTCGGCTCACGTTGGTGCCCGGCGCCTTCGTCGCCGACCAACGCTCGGACTTCGATGACTCCGCTCGTTGCGCCCTTCGGGCGCAACCTCGCTCGTCATCTCGTCAAATCCCGGCGCAGCGATCGCGCGGTCGCTTTGCGACCGCGCAAGTGCTCCCGCCGGGATTTGAACCCGAGTCGCAGGCTCGAAAGGCCAGCATGATTGACCGGACTACACTACGGGAGCATGGGGTGGGGGGAGTAGAGGGGGGAGGGCCCGAAAGCCCTCCCCCCTCTTCCCTCCGCGAACGCAATCGGCACCGTCTCGCGCGCGCCTTCGCGGTCCACCGTTCGAACTCGCGCACGACGGGCGGCCGATTAAGCCTTTTCGTCGGTGGGTCGAGCGGCCGCCGCGCGGGAAGTTAGGCGGCGGGCGCCCGACGCGAGGACCGCCGAAGGCAGGCCGAGCGAGGGCGGGCATCGCCGCCTTTGGATGACAACCTTTTCAGCGAGGCGGCCGCGAAGCACCCAGGGCGAGCGGCCGCCGAGCGGGAAAGGTTTCACGCGCACGGCAGGATTTGAACCTGCGCCGGACGTGAGCCCGAGTAGATCTCGAGTCTACCGCCGTGGACCGCTTGGCTACGTGCGCATGGAAGGGGGAGCCCGAGGGGGAAGGCCGAAACCTTCCCCCTCGGTTCCTCCAAAGTCGAACCAACCGGGGTACGTTCGTCCCGGGAGCGAAGCCGTATTTTGGGGGTCCTCCATAACCCCTTCGGTGTCCACGGTCCGGGTGCGATGGAGGAGGCTGGGGCCCGATCGGGGACAAGGGGAGGTCACGCTGCCCGCAGGCGCGCGCGTGGAGGACGTCCTGCGGGCGGTGGGCGACCATCCCGAGACCGTGCTTGCGGCCCTGGACGGCGTCGTCGTGCCGCACGACACGCCCATGGCCGACGGCGACGAGCTTCAGATCACGCGCGTCGTCACGGGCGGATCGGCGGACGTGCGGCGGGCCTTCCACGCGACCCTGGAAGACCTGCCCGCGCTTGTTTCCCGCACGAAGGGGACGCAAATGGCCTACCGCCGCCTGGCCGACGAGCTTGCGCTCGATCACGCGGACAACCTCCGCAACCCACACGATTGGGCCATCTACGCATTCCATGCCGGCCTCGTCGCGCGGCTCGTTCCCGGCCAAGGTCGCGTGCTCGACTGGGGCGGGTACTACGGCCACGTGACCGCCACGTTGCACGCGCTTGGGGTCCGCGGCGCCGCGAACTATCTGCTGCACGTCCCGCCGCGCTACGAACCCGTCGCGCAGAAGCTTGCCATCCCAACCCTCCTCGGAAGCGATCCAAACCGTCTCTCCGTGCCCGACGCAAGCCAGGACGCCTGGATCTCCTCGGGCGTCTTCGAACACGTCTGGGAGGACGGCGTGGGCGACGAGGCGACCATCCTCGCCGACGTCTTCCGCGTCCTGCGCCCGGGCGGCCTCGCGTTCCTCTGGAACCTGCCCACCACCTTTGCCCCTGGCGACCTTGCGGGCAAGGTGCGCGGGCGCTGGTACCACGAACGGCGCTTTGGCGCCAGGGAGATACGGTCCTTGCTGCAGGCGGCCGGCTTCTCCGTGCTTGCGCACTGGCGATACGGCGGCACGCCGCTTGGGCTCCTCCTCAAGCGCCTCGCAGCCGACCCGGCGCGAACGTTCCAGTGGGATCGCGCGGCCGCGAGCCTTCCTCCGCTCGGCTGGGCCGCCAACAACCACGCGCTCGTGGCGCGGAAGCCATCCACCGCCGATTGAGCCGCAACCCTAAGGACTCGCGCGCGCCCGTGAACGGCTTCGTGAAGCCCATGGTCGACGACGAGTCTGCGACCCGCCGCCCGCCGAACCGTCCCGAGGCGACCCGCTCCGACGCAAGCGCGCTCGAGAAAGGCCTCGCCGCCGTCGAAGGCGCGGCGGAAGGCTTCGCCGAGCAAGCGCGCGAAGGCGACCTTGCCCGTCACACCTCGCGCGCCGCCGACCAGGCGGCCCAGACCGTGCGCCAGGCGCAAGAAGGAATGGGTACCGCAGACGTCCTTTCCCCCGATGCACTCTCCCGCGCGGGCGACGCCGTGCGCAGCAGCGTTGCGCAGGCGCCCGGGATCGCCGAGGCGGCACGCGAAGCACGCGCAACGCCGGGCATCGTCGGCGACGAGGTCCGACGCGTCATCGACGACGTTCGCAGGGAGGTTGCCAAGACGGTGGGCGGCATCGTGGCCGCGGCCGTGCTCGCCGTCTTTGCGCTGGGCTTCCTCGCCCTTGCCATCGCGGCGCACCTCAACGCGCAATGGGGCGTTCCCTGGGGGCACGTTGCGGTGGGTCTCACGTTTGCCATCCTCGCGGCCATGGCGGGGGCCGTCGCGTACCAAGCGGCCACCTCCATTCGCCGGGAGGCCGACGAGGGCTTCGAGCGCGTGGCCCGCACGACCGGCGAGCGCGCGCAAGCGATCGCTCGCCCGCTGGCCCGGCCGCGCCGCGAGCCGTAAACGAAGAGGAGTGGAACCATGGTGGACACGAGCGATCTGACCGAGAAGGCCAAGCAGAAGACCACGGACATCGCGAGCACGCTTCGCGACAAGTCGCCCGAGGAGATCCGCGAAGAGGCCAAGCAGGCCGCCGCGAAGACCACGGCCGCCGTGACGGGCACGGCCGAGGGCTACGCCGAGCAGGCGCGGCCGGAGGTCGCAGGCGAGCTCACCCGCAAGGCGGGCGAGACCGTGCGCGAGGTCGTCGAGCAGGGCCGGGAACAGATGCAGGGCGAAAAGGGGATCCAAGGACCCGGCGCGGAAGACCGCGCGCGCTCGATGAAACGCGACAACCTCTGATCCGAAAACCCCTGTATACACACGTATACAAACGTATGCATGCGTATGCGTGCAGCCGCCGGCTTGTCGGGCGCAGGCCCGGCAAGCGTCCGGCGGCGCCGCGAAGCCGCCTCCGGGGATCGAACCCGGGACCTACTCCTCTCCGGCCTCACCCGCGCAAATCGCGTCGGCGGAGTGGGATACCAAGGAGTCGCTCCACCACTGAGCCAAGGCGGCAAGCGGCCCGCCGGGCCGCTTGAAGCCGGGCCCCGGGGAATCCAAAGCCGCAGCGAGGATTCCACGAGGGCCAAGGCGGCGGCCTTGGACCGACGGCCCGCGGTAGGCCCGCTTCGCCTAAAAACCTTGCTACCAGGCGCGCGGGTACGTGCCCTTGTCCATGAGCACGCGGTCGACGTTCACGACAAGCCCAGACTCGGCCGCAAGCATCTCCTCGGCGCTGGCAAGCGCGGTCCCAAGCGCGACCCCTTCGCCCTTCTGCGTGAACACGGCCATGGCCTGGCCCTTGCGAAGCCCGCGCTCGACCTCGAGCACGCCCTGGGCCGCAAGGTCGGCGCCGTGGCAGAGCGCGTCGACGGCGCTGTCGCGGACGATCACGCGCGGGAGATGCTCGATCATGCGCTCCATGGGTTGGACGACGCGTCGCAGTGCGCTCTCGTCGCCGGTCTCCTTCCACAGCGCCACGGCGTCCGTGAGGTCGTGAAGCGTGGCGATCGTGTCCTCGCCAAAGCCCGCCGTGCGCGTTCGGCGCAGGTCGGCCATGTTGGCTCCGGTGCCAAGCACGGTCCCGACGTCCGAGCAAAGCTTGCGGACGTACGTGCCCGCCTGGCAGCGGACGCGGAACAGGACCTCGCGGCCCTCGTTCTCGAGGAGGTCCAGGGTGTACACGCGACGGACGCGCAGTTGGCGTTTCACGGCGCTTTTGAGCGGGGGAACCTGGTACACGTCGCCGACGAACTCGCGCAGCACCGTTTCCAGCCGCTTGGGCGGGGCGTCGGCGTGCAGGCGCAGGACGCAGACGTACTCCTTGGGCGCAAGGAGGAGCGCCTTGAGCGCCCGCGTGGCGTCCGTGAGCGCGACGGGCAGCACGCCCGTGACGTTGGGGTCAAGCGTGCCGCCGTGGCCCGCGCGCGAGATGGCAAGCGCCGCCTTCATCCACGCGACGACCTGGTGGCTCGTGGGTCCGGAAGGCTTGTCGAGGTTGACGATGCCCAGACGCAGGTGGTCGGCGATGGACCGCTCGTTTGGCGGGCGACCGTGCGGGCCGGTTGGAGCTTTCGCCTTCACGAGGAGCACGCGCTCGGTCACGGTGGCGATCCCCCGGCGCGGGCGCGTGCCACGACGGCGGCGGCGACCTGCTCGGGCGTGCGGTCGTGCGTGGAGACGCGAAGGTCGTACCAGCGCGGGTCGTCCATCGACACGCCGTAGATCGTCCGGTACCGTTCGTCCTCGCTGGCTTCGCGAAGGTCGTTGGCCGCGCGCGCCTGCTCGACTGGGACCCCCTCGCGGGCGGCGACGCGCGCCGCGCGGACCTCGGGCGGACACTCGAGCCACACGCGGAGGGCCGGGACGCCGTTTGCGGTGACAAGCCAGGCCACGAGGCGGCCCTCGACGAGCACATCGCCTTGGCGCAGGATCTCGAGCATGCGGGCGTCCAGCGCGCGGTCGATCGACGGGTCCTGCTCGGCCACGCGCGAGAACTCGGCAAGCGACAGGTTCCGCTTGGCGGCAAGCTCGCGGAAAACGGATCCGGCCGACACGAGCGCAAGGCCAAGCTCGCGCGCGACCAGGCGCGCGGCGGTCGTCTTTCCGCAGCCGGGGAGCCCGGCCAGGGCCACGCGCACGTCTTCACCCCGCCGCCGGCTGCGCGGCGCGGCCGGCCTTGCCGAGGTCGCGCGCCTTGAGCGCGCGCGCCAAAAGCTGGCCGCCGGGGAAGGAGAACAGCGAGTAGAGGATGATCCAGCGCGGCAGGAAGATCCACACTCCCGTGAGGTCCCATTCGGGGTTCCAGGGCACCGAGGCGCGATGCGGCGTGACGGCCGCGTGCGCGCTTTGGGCGGGCGCGATGGCGTGCGCGGCCGAGAGCGTCCAGTTCGTCCCTCCGGCTGCGACGACGATCTCGCCCGACGCCGTCGCCGACGGGGAAAGAACGAAGGCGTAGACGGTCGCGTTGCGCGCAAGCTCGACGAAGGAGACCTGGTCGGTCCGGACGGCGTGACGGTAACCGTCGGCCGCGAAGAGGAGGACGACGACGCCAGCCGGGCCGGCCGGCGTTTGGAGGGCGCCGCTTGCCGAGAGGTTGTGGAAGCCCCGCGCAAGCGTGCCGACCTCGTGCGCCGACCGGTCGAGCGCGGATGGAGGACCAAGACGCGCCGTTTGGCCCCCGCCTCGAACCAAGACGGCCGCGTCGGGCGCAAGCGCCCAGGCCGAAACGTCCGTGCGTTGGACGGCCTGGAACGTCGGCGAAGCGCCGGCGCCAAGGAAATGGACGCCCTCGGTTCCGCCGCGCGTGACGAGAAGGGATTCGCCCGTGGCGTCGACGTCGTACGGGATGGCGGCCGTGAAGAACGTGAGGAGCCACGCGAAGAGCGGGATGACGACGATCATCGTCACCATCATGGGCTTGAACTGGCCGCCGGAGGCTTCGGCCTGCAGCTTGAAGATGTCGCCCTGCCGCTCGGTGAGCTTCTTGATCTTGTGGTGGTTCTTGTCGAGGCGCGCCTTCTTGAACTCTTGGTTGAACGCGCGCATGGTCTCCTGGACCTTGGCCATGGCGACCCAGTCGGTGAAGACGTGGCGCAGGTACGTCGTCGCGACGCCGGTGAGAAGCGCCGCAAGGACGAGGGTGGCCGCCGGCATCTCGCCGCCAAAGCCGATGAGGGGCGCGAGCACCGAGCCGGTGGCGCGCCCGAGCCCGAGGTAGAGGTCGGGGAAGATGATGATGACCATGAACAGCATCATGAAGAGGAAAAGGTAGAGGAACGAGTTGGCCGGCGGCGCGGGGGGCGGGGCGGGGGCGTCGGGCATGGCGGTTCAACCCAGGGCGGAAAGGAGCGCGCGCTTGGTCTCGTCCTGCCTGCCGTCCCGGTTCTGCAGGAACACGAGCGTGGCGCCCGTCAGGGTGGCCACGGCCATGGCGGCCAGGCGGTTCACGGCTTGGTGCTCCGCGATCGCCAACGTGTCGTCCGCGTCCCGCTTCCGCGTGGCGTCCTTGGCCCGCCGGCCTGCGATCTCCTCTGGCGCGGCCTCGACGAGGATGATCTGGCTTGGGCGCAGCCGCTCGACCACCCAGGCGGGCAGCCCCGGCAGGTACCCGTGCGGGGTCTTGATGGTGCAGTGGGTGTCCACGATGACGTCGCCCTTCGCCCGGATGGCGTCGGCGGCGGCCTCCTGGATCTGCCGCTGGAGATCCGGCGGGAGCCGGCGCATCTCGTCGCGGTCCTTGACGAGCCCGCGCGCCTGCGCCACGGCGAGCATCTCCGTGCCGTAGACGACGACCGGGCGCTTGGTTTCGGCCGCGGCAAGCTCCAACACCGTGCTCTTGCCCACGCCCGGCACGCCCGTGATGACGATGGCACCCATGGAACCGCGGCGGGGATGGAGGCGGGGGTATATAGGAATAGGCCCGGGCGCGCGCTATCGCTCGCCAAAGAACCCGCGCAATACCGGGTGCATCTCCATGACCTGCTCCTTGGCGATCTGCTCGTACAGACGCTGCAGGATGCCCACGGCAAGGAGAAGGCCCGTCCCGGACGCTTGGCCAAGCGTGCCAAGCATGTCGGCAAACGCGGCAAGCGCCCCCACGGTGGCCCCACCGATCACGGTGACGACCGGGATGTAGCGCTCGAGGATCTTCTCGACGATGCGCGGGTCCCGCCGGAAGCCGGGAATCTGCATGCCGCTCTTCTGGATCTGCTTGGCCACGGCCTGCGGGCCCATGTTCGTGGTCTCGATCCAGAACTTGGCAAAGAGGATCGAGCCGCCGATCATGGCGACGAGGTACAGGACGACGTGCAGCATCACCTGCCATCCCTCTCGGTAGGCGAACACCCCGCCGTAGCGCTGCGGGTTCAGGAACGGAAGCAGCCAGTCGCCCACGCCCTGCACGGGCGAGAGGTAGTACGCCGCGCCGCCCAGCGCCTGGCTTGTCCCCTGGCCTTGGCCCGTGGCGTAGACGCCAAGCCAGCCGGAGAACTCGGGCGCGTTGTGCGCAAGCCACCGGCCCCCGAACAGGGGCCAATCCGTCATGGGGCCGAAGGTCTCGCCTGTCGGCCCGGCGGGCGAGTAGTGGAACAGGAGCGCAATCAAGTTCACGTTGGCAAGCAGCGCGGCCATCAGGATGACGGGGATGTTGCTCGCGTAGATGAGGCGGATGGGGTAGCGGCCGCGCGCGCCGCGGACCTTGCCGTGGGCCAGAGGCAGCTCGATGCGGCTCGACTCCGCGTACACGACGAAGAAGAAGACGAGCACCGTCGTGACGAGGGCGATGATGGCGTTGGCCGACGACGGATCCTGCGGGTCGCCAAAGAAGATGTTCTCGAACCCGCCGCCCACGAGCGACCGCATGTCGTACTCGGAGAGGAGGTACACCGTGCGGGGGATGGCCCCGCCGGGCGGGTTGAACACGGAAAGGTCCGCCGCCTGGGCGGGGAACCAGTTGAACATGCCGGTGAAGAGCGCCTGCGAGACGCCGGCCGCGATGAACAGCGAGATGCCCGATCCAAGGCCCCACTTCGAGACGACCTCGTCCATGAGGAAGACGAGGTAGCTTCCAAGCGCCAGCTGCACGATGAGGAAGAACCGCGCCCAGTTGTAGTTGGCCGCCCCCGCGCTTGTGGCAAACGAGGGGGCAAAGGCGAAGGTCGCGGACGTGAGCACGAGCACGGCGCCGATGGCAAGGCCCCCCAACGCGGGACCCGCCAGCACGGGCGCATGCCGAATGGGGCTCTCGGCCTTCTCGGAGCGAAGCGTGCCCACGGCAAAGCCCGCAAGCGTGAGCACGGCGCCCAGCGCAAGCGTGGCCACGACGCCAAGCTCCGCCTCAAGGCCAAGCATGCCTCCAAGCGGCGCCGTGACGAGCCACGTGTACAGAAGCCCGATGGGCAGCCCCGCCAGCACGCTTGCGAGAACCGTCATGCGCGAGGGCTCGTAGCCCTCGGCCACGCGGGCGAAGATGAAGCCGTACAGGAACATGGCGCCGACGCCAAGGCCCAGCGCAAGACCGCCCTGGAGGCCCACGTCGAGGCGGTTGGCAAACACCTGGCTTGGCTGGAGGAATCCGAAGACCTGGGGAATGGATTCCACGAAGATCATGACGACGACGAGGAGCTTCTGGGTCCCCTGGTACATCGCCTTGTCCTCG
This genomic stretch from Candidatus Thermoplasmatota archaeon harbors:
- the infB gene encoding translation initiation factor IF-2, with product MGEPSAEGEAKAGEAPAPAPTPPAPATETRQPIVSVLGHVDHGKTSLLDRIRGTTVAEREAGRITQHIGATEVPLPAIRRLCGPLMKGKEFRVPGLLFIDTPGHQAFTTLRARGGALADIAVLVVDVHEGLMPQTREAISILRKNKTPFVVALTKIDRLHGWQPEEGSPFLASLQRQLSRVQEELDTKIYEIVGRFSEIDLPADRYDRIADFRKSIALVPLSAHTGEGVPDLLLVLIGLAQRFLEESLATTMDARAEGTVLEVKEERGLGATLDAIVYGGTLRQGDTIVVGGRAGPITAKLRAILKPRPLDEIRDPSERFASVKSVRAASGVKLSAPGLDGALAGAPLYSATAATLAETVALVREAMQSNIETAEAGVTVKADSLGSLEAIAFELSNKGVPIQVAEVGDVSRRDVVNARARADPLFQAVLAFHVKTLPDAKTELAAGDVKLVEGNVIYHLLDAYVAWRDERKAQLEAQSRTEVVYPGKVLLLADHVFRVSKPAVVGVRVLAGSVRAGERLLREDGRVVGEIASIRSGQETLKEAKQGQEVALAIDDVTVGRQIDPEMVLYVDIPESDAKALQAMELTYDEKETLNEFLGIKRKAERPFWGM
- a CDS encoding YhbY family RNA-binding protein yields the protein MDARERRALAALAQKLEANVSVGKSGVTPGVLAELEARLSRSELVKVRFLKSAREGAQRQELADSLATGARAEVVEVRGNTVVLWRAKSKRGPGANVK
- a CDS encoding ribonuclease P yields the protein MPRRRDKGLERERARARIGELFVLAEARARAGDAERARRYVLLARRLGTRYLVRLPRELSRRHCKECNAYWLPGQARVRIRSRRVVATCPSCGAIRRFGVGPPARRRARATKEGFHGRA
- a CDS encoding MFS transporter, which produces MEAVLRRPQAAPAEPAAAWRVVVNRAVVVGALGYFVDIYDLLLFSIVRVQSLRAIGVADADLLPVGVLLLNAQMIGLLLGGILWGVLGDRRGRVSVLFGSIALYSVANIANAFVTDVETYAVLRFVAGVGLAGELGAAVTLVAETLPANARGYGTAVVGGVGILGAVAAAIVGGAFAWQVAYLVGGGMGLVLLVVRFKLVESGLWRSVERSDARKGDLRLLFGHPERLARYAACVLVGLPIWFVVGVVVTFSPELSTELRVTGPVSAGDAILWCYVGLAVGGFGLGAASQRLRSRWWTVFVALGLTAATVFATLLARGQSPAAFYGLCAAMGLAAGYWTVFITIAAEQFGTNLRATVATTVPNFIRGSVVPITLAFSALAPLLGLWRSAMAVGAACLLVSLVALRSLPETHGKDLDYLET
- a CDS encoding MoaD/ThiS family protein → MSTVRVRWRRLGPDRGQGEVTLPAGARVEDVLRAVGDHPETVLAALDGVVVPHDTPMADGDELQITRVVTGGSADVRRAFHATLEDLPALVSRTKGTQMAYRRLADELALDHADNLRNPHDWAIYAFHAGLVARLVPGQGRVLDWGGYYGHVTATLHALGVRGAANYLLHVPPRYEPVAQKLAIPTLLGSDPNRLSVPDASQDAWISSGVFEHVWEDGVGDEATILADVFRVLRPGGLAFLWNLPTTFAPGDLAGKVRGRWYHERRFGAREIRSLLQAAGFSVLAHWRYGGTPLGLLLKRLAADPARTFQWDRAAASLPPLGWAANNHALVARKPSTAD
- a CDS encoding phage holin family protein, which gives rise to MKPMVDDESATRRPPNRPEATRSDASALEKGLAAVEGAAEGFAEQAREGDLARHTSRAADQAAQTVRQAQEGMGTADVLSPDALSRAGDAVRSSVAQAPGIAEAAREARATPGIVGDEVRRVIDDVRREVAKTVGGIVAAAVLAVFALGFLALAIAAHLNAQWGVPWGHVAVGLTFAILAAMAGAVAYQAATSIRREADEGFERVARTTGERAQAIARPLARPRREP